The genomic stretch TCAGTTCCTGACGGTACGACCCCTGGCCCTCTTCCTCATGACCCTCTTCTTCCTGGCTGAGGTGAGTAAACGCCAGGCTGATGCGCTCCAGCAGCAGCTCGCGCGCCCTGGCCCGGTGCAGCTCCAGCGCCTGACGGGTGGCCCCCGGCGTCACGAAGGGGTTGCCGTCGCGGTCACCGCCCATCCATGAGCTGAACCGCAGCGGCAGGCGGGCGGCCGTGTCCTGACCGTACACCTGACGAAAAGCGCGCTGCAGATCCTGTTGCAACAGCGGCAGGGCACGGGCGATGCTGCCCACGTAGTGAAGGCCGCCTTTCACTTCGTCCAGCACGGTGGGTTTCAGGTGGCGTAGTTCCGGCGTGTGCCACAACGCTTCCACATGCGCGGCGATCCGCTCCAACGCCTCCGTCCCCGTGTCCGGCAGGTTCATGTCGGGCAGGTCGTTCGCCACGTCCAGCAGGTGGTGGCGCACCGTGCGGCGGCGCATTTCGGTGGGGTGCGCGGTGAACGTCAACTCCAGTTCCAGCCTGTCCAGCAAATCCTCCGCCTGCCGGGCGCTCAGCCCCTGCGCTTTCAGGTCGGTCAAAGCCTGCTCCAGGCTCTGCGACCGCACCCCCCCCTGAGCGCGCAGCACGCGGACCCGCTCGTGTTCCTCGGCCAGATTCACCAGCTGGAAGTACCAGGTAAAGGCCCGCGCCAGATTGGACGCGTCCTCCTCCGGGAGGCCCGCGATCATGGTTCGCAACTTGGCGTCGTCTCCCCCGGCCCGCACTTCACGTACCAGCGCCCGCGTGCGCTCCACGAGCCTGAAAAATTCCTCGCCTTCCTGCTCCTTCAGCACCACACCCAGCGTGCGGCCCAACGTGTTGACATCATCACGGATCCCCATAAAAATTCCTCCAGGTCGCGGCGGATGGCTCGTGAAGCGTGACGGGTGATGAGGCAAGAGGTTCAGCCTTTTTCCACGATCGACGTTCCACGTTCCAGTGTTACCCTTCTTCCACGTAACGGTAACGCTCGACGCTGGTGGCCTGGCCGCCCTCCATCTGGACAATCACGCCGTTCAGTTCGGCGGGACCCTCGGCCACACTGTAACGCTGCGGCAATTCAGTCAGGAATCTTTGCAGGGGACCTTCGGGGTTCGACCCGATGACGCTGTTGTGCGGCCCGGTAAAACCGGCGTCCGACTGGTACGCGGTGCCGCCGGGCAGGAGGCGCGTGTCGGCGGTGGGCACGTGGGTGTGCGTGCCGATCACGGCCGCCACGCGGCCCGCGAGGTGCCAGCCCATCGCCATCTTCTCGCTGGTCGCTTCGGCGTGGAAATCCACGAAGATACTGCCCAGATCGTCACGCTCCAGCAGGTGGTCGATGGCCCGGAAAGGGTTGGCGACGTGATCCATGAACACCCGGCCCAGCAGGTTCACCACGGTCAGCCGCTCGCCTTTGACGTTGAAGGTGCGGAAGCCCACGCCCGGAGCGCCCGGATCGCTGTAGTTCAGGGGCCGCACAATGGGAAACCGGCCCTCGTCGGCGACCATGGCATATACGTCGCGGTTATGCCAGGCGTGGTTGCCCAGTGTCAGGCAGTTCGCGCCCGCCTGCAACGCCGCGTCGGCACCCTCGCGGTGCAGGCCGAAGCCCCCGGCGGCGTTCTCCATGTTCACGATAATAAAATCGAACTTGCTCCGGATGGTCGGCAAGTGCGCCGAGAGCACCCGCCGCCCCGGCTGCCCGAACACATCCCCGATGAAAAGAACCCGCATGAAGGCAGCCTAGAGCATTTGGAGCCAGACTCTCCAGCAGGTCGTCAATGGCAGCCCCAACTCCCCCGCTTGCCACCGCATAACCGCCACAATGAATAAACTCTGCATAAACGAGTTGTCGTGAAAACGCTTGAAGTTCAGGGCGCCGTCTGGTTAACTGACCCTATCTGGGGGAGTAGCCGCCCGCGTTCGGGAGTTATCGAACCGTCAGTACGGAAGTCAGAGACTTCCCGGTTCATGACAGCAAAGGCCAGACTTGGACAGAATCCATCCGTGCGAATGGAGTCCAGGGGCTGTCGTTCGCTCGTTTCTGGTGTGGATTTGAAGGAAACGAAATGCTCCCTAACGTCGTGAAGTTCCGTCGGCTCAAAGACCATCCGCTGTGTGCCCATCAGGTGAACGCATGATCGAAACGCTGTTCAGCTGGATGAGCCAGCCCGAAGCGTGGCTGGCCTTCGGCACGCTTCTGCTGCTCGAAGTGGTGCTGGGGATCGACAACGTCATTTTCATCAGCATCCTGGCCGGAAAACTGCCGCCCGATCAGCGCGCCCGCGCCAGAACCATCGGCCTGATAGCCGCCGCCGTGACGCGCCTGATGCTGCTCGCCAGTATCGCCTGGGTGGTCAGCCTGAAAAACGAGCTCTTCACGCTGTTCGGCATGGGTTTTTCGGGCAAAGACCTGGTGCTGCTGGGCGGTGGCCTTTTCCTGATGTACAAGGCTGTCAAGGAGATGCACGAGCTGCTGGAGGGCGGCGAGCACGATGAAGCGTCCCCCACCCGCGCCGCGGCCGCCGGGTTCGCGGCGATCATCGCGCAGATCATGGTGCTGGACATCGTGTTCAGCCTCGACAGCGTGATTACCGCGGTGGGCATGGCCGACGACATCGGCGTGATGGTCGCGGCCGTGGTCGTGACCGTCGCCATCATGCTGTTCGCCGCCGGCCCTATCGGCGAGTTCGTGCAGCGCCACCCCACCGTCAAGATGCTGGCCCTCTCGTTCCTGCTCCTGATCGGGGTGAACCTCGTCGCGGAAGGCTTCGGCTTCAAGATTCCCAAGGGGTACACCTACTTCGCCATGGGCTTCTCGATGGCCGTGGAATTCCTGAACATGCGCATGCGCCGGGGCAAGGCCGTGACGCTCAAGCAGCCGGACGAACTGAGCGAAATGCACTGACCGCAGTTCAGTGGCTAGTGGTGACTGACAAAGACCCGCCCTCAGGGGCGGGTTTTTTCATGGTTTCAATCTTCCGGCAGGAACAGTGCCGCGCTGGGACACCACTCGCGCAGGACGCATGCGGCGCACAGCGGTTTCTGGCTTTTGCAGGTTTCCTGACCGTGATCCACGCCGGAGAGGTGCAGGGCGTAGCGGGTTTCCCAGTCGCGGGGGATGGCCTCGTCGAACCACCCCTCGACTTTGTTGGCGTTCCACCTGGCGGGAACGAGTTCCAGGCGTTTCGTCCAGCGTTCGATGTGGCTGTCCACGGGCATGGCGGGGCGCAGCAGGTCGAACAGCATGACCAGGCTGGTGGTTTTCATGCCCACGCCAGGCAGACTTTCCAGGGTGCGGCGAATCCCGGTGTCATCCAGGTCACGCAGGAAACGCAGGCTCAGTTCTCCCCGGCTTTCGGCCAGGGCGTGCAGGACGCCGTAGATGTAATCGGCTTTCATCCGCGTCAGGCCGCCGCCCGCCTGCCGCAAGGTGGCCTCGATGCCGTCCGGGCCGTCAGCGAGTGCTGCTTCCCAGCGCGGGTAGACGGCGTTCAACGTTTCCCACTGCCTGGAGGCCACGCGGCGCGTATTCTGCTGCGCCAGAATCACCCGGATGACCCCGTTGAGGGGTTCGGCAAACCGGCGCGGGGCGGGCAGGGTGGGAAGGTAGTGTTGACGCAGGCGCGTCAGCACCTCCGGCATGAAGTCCGGGGGTGGATTTGATTGTGTGAGTGCGGGGCGAGGGGACACCAGCCAAAAGTAGAGCTTTTCTGCGAACGAAAGAGTAACGTCCCTCTGATGTAAACTTTCCTTGACAAAAAGGACAAGGAAGGCTTACATTCATGTCAAGGAGGATTGACATGAAAGAGCCAGAAGCACGGATTCCCAAGCGTGAACAGGCTGTCAGCAAATTGTCCATGTACATGGGCCTGATGGGTGGCCTGCTGGTGCTCCTCGGCGGAATCGCTCAGAACTACGGCCAGAGCCAGCCCAGCCCCGGGTTTATCGGCGGCTTCGGCCAGGGCGTCACAGTCACGTTGCCGTTCTTTTTCGTTTTCCTGGCCGTAAAAATCATGACCATGCAAGACGAGTACGCGCGTCAGTTGCAGTTTCACTCTGGCTGGATCGCTTTTACTGCCACCATGCTGTTCAGCGGGTTGATGTTGGCTCTTGAACCAATCCTTCACTTCCAAACCCCCACCTGGGCTTACCTGGGCGTGGGAATGCTGAGCTTCGGCGTGGCAACGCTGATCCTCGGCTGGCGGGATCGCCGCACAAACTGACCCCATGGAAAACCACATTCGCGCCCTGCGAAATTCACGCGGCTGGACTCAAGCTGACCTGGCGGTGGAACTCGATGTCAGTCGCCAGACCATCAACGCCCTGGAAACTGGGAAGTACGACCCCAGCCTGCCCCTAGCCTTCCGCATCTCTTACCTGTTTGAACAACCCATCGAAAGGATTTTCATCGACCCGGACAGGCCGCCCAGATTCAATGAAGCCCCACCTGAACCAGCCGCGGCTGACCCGCGCTTCGAGTATCAATCGTGTCCCGCCAACGCCCTCAACGAACTGGAAACCCTGAAAACGATGGGAGAACTGGGCTGGGAACTGACTGGCGTGTCCCTGAATCAACTGGATTTCCGCCGCTCCACCACGCCACCCGCCCCTAAATGGCTGTATCAGCGCCTGAGCGGGGTGATCAGCCAGCAGCAGAAGCAGGAACTGGCCCATCAGGGCTGGCAGTTCGTCACTTCATGGCTGGGTATAGCCTTCCATTACTTTAAGCGGCCCCTCACCTGAATTCCTTCAGTTCAAGCAAAGGAGCAACATGCTCGACATTCAAAACTTGACCAAGACCTACGGGAAATTCACGGCCCTGAACGACGTGAGTTTCACTGCCCGTGAGGGCGAAGTGTTCGGCCTGCTCGGCCCGAACGGTGCAGGCAAAACCACGCTGCTCAGAACGCTGGCGACCCTGCTGCAACCCACGTCCGGCAGCGCCAGCGTGAACGGCTTCGACGTTCGGAAGCAACCCGAGGAGGTTCGCAAAATCATCGGCGTGGTGAACGGCGGCATGGGCCTGCCTGCCCGCCTCAGCGGGCGCGAAATCCTGCAATCCTTCGCGGGCCTGTACGGCATGACCGCCGGGCAGACGGAGGCGCGAATCGCTGAACTGGACGCGCGGCTCGACCTGGGGCGCACGCTGGACGTAAAAGCCGGCGAGTACAGCACCGGCATGAAACAGAAGGTCGTGATTGCCCGCGCCGTCATTCAAGACCCGGCCGTGCTGATTCTGGACGAGGCCGCCAGCGGACTGGACATCTTCGCCCGCCGCACCCTGCTGGACTTCGTGTTGCAAAACCGCGCCCAGACCGCGGGAAACGGGGGCCGCCTGACGCTGTACTCCACGCACGTCATGTCCGAAGCCGAGGAAGTGTGCGACCGAGTAGCGATCCTGCACCTGGGGCAACTCCTGACGGTGGACACCATTCCCAACATCCTGGCGCGAACCGGCGAAAGCAACCTGGAGCGGGCTTTTTTCACGCTGGTAAAGGGGGTCGAGAAGAATGCGGTTTGACATGCTCTGGAAAATCGCGCGGCGCGACCTGCTGTCCACCATCCGCGACCGGCGTACCCTGACCAGCACCATCCTGATTCCCCTGCTGCTCATTCCGCTGTTCACGCTGGGGCTGCCGCTGCTGCTGGGCAAACTGATCGGCGGGCAGGCCGAATCCAGGCAGAAGGTGGGCGTGGTGGGCACCCTGCCCGCAGGCCTG from Deinococcus fonticola encodes the following:
- a CDS encoding TIGR00282 family metallophosphoesterase, giving the protein MRVLFIGDVFGQPGRRVLSAHLPTIRSKFDFIIVNMENAAGGFGLHREGADAALQAGANCLTLGNHAWHNRDVYAMVADEGRFPIVRPLNYSDPGAPGVGFRTFNVKGERLTVVNLLGRVFMDHVANPFRAIDHLLERDDLGSIFVDFHAEATSEKMAMGWHLAGRVAAVIGTHTHVPTADTRLLPGGTAYQSDAGFTGPHNSVIGSNPEGPLQRFLTELPQRYSVAEGPAELNGVIVQMEGGQATSVERYRYVEEG
- a CDS encoding TerC family protein gives rise to the protein MIETLFSWMSQPEAWLAFGTLLLLEVVLGIDNVIFISILAGKLPPDQRARARTIGLIAAAVTRLMLLASIAWVVSLKNELFTLFGMGFSGKDLVLLGGGLFLMYKAVKEMHELLEGGEHDEASPTRAAAAGFAAIIAQIMVLDIVFSLDSVITAVGMADDIGVMVAAVVVTVAIMLFAAGPIGEFVQRHPTVKMLALSFLLLIGVNLVAEGFGFKIPKGYTYFAMGFSMAVEFLNMRMRRGKAVTLKQPDELSEMH
- a CDS encoding endonuclease III domain-containing protein, whose protein sequence is MSPRPALTQSNPPPDFMPEVLTRLRQHYLPTLPAPRRFAEPLNGVIRVILAQQNTRRVASRQWETLNAVYPRWEAALADGPDGIEATLRQAGGGLTRMKADYIYGVLHALAESRGELSLRFLRDLDDTGIRRTLESLPGVGMKTTSLVMLFDLLRPAMPVDSHIERWTKRLELVPARWNANKVEGWFDEAIPRDWETRYALHLSGVDHGQETCKSQKPLCAACVLREWCPSAALFLPED
- a CDS encoding ATP-binding cassette domain-containing protein gives rise to the protein MLDIQNLTKTYGKFTALNDVSFTAREGEVFGLLGPNGAGKTTLLRTLATLLQPTSGSASVNGFDVRKQPEEVRKIIGVVNGGMGLPARLSGREILQSFAGLYGMTAGQTEARIAELDARLDLGRTLDVKAGEYSTGMKQKVVIARAVIQDPAVLILDEAASGLDIFARRTLLDFVLQNRAQTAGNGGRLTLYSTHVMSEAEEVCDRVAILHLGQLLTVDTIPNILARTGESNLERAFFTLVKGVEKNAV